The following are from one region of the Candidatus Trichorickettsia mobilis genome:
- a CDS encoding flagellar assembly protein FliX, with amino-acid sequence MIVIDTVALPKNITSIRSKKVKSAKLAFSRSNGLVEHESPELSNITSTNPFLFLQEVDEYEKDQARLKEQGNKILRCLNDIRFSLLNDKLPKQHIMYLKQTIENNKEQFRFPELQAIMAAIILRAEIELAKIEMHSKKNI; translated from the coding sequence ATGATAGTAATAGACACAGTAGCTTTGCCTAAAAATATAACTTCTATACGCTCTAAAAAAGTGAAATCTGCAAAGTTAGCATTTTCTAGAAGCAATGGGTTAGTTGAACATGAGAGCCCTGAGTTATCTAATATCACTTCTACGAATCCGTTCCTATTTTTACAAGAAGTAGATGAATATGAAAAAGATCAAGCTAGACTTAAAGAGCAAGGCAACAAAATTTTAAGATGTTTAAATGATATAAGATTCAGCTTGCTTAACGATAAACTACCAAAGCAACATATAATGTATCTCAAACAAACTATTGAAAATAATAAAGAACAATTTCGCTTTCCTGAGTTACAGGCCATAATGGCAGCAATTATATTACGTGCAGAAATTGAACTTGCTAAAATTGAAATGCACTCAAAAAAGAACATTTAA
- the rimM gene encoding ribosome maturation factor RimM (Essential for efficient processing of 16S rRNA), with protein MTHNKPLAKLILVGKVFSAHGLKGHVLIQSFTEPITNIVKLPLLNASGTDLRLKLCSINTKHRLICSIKDIHDRTAAEKLIGHEIFCLKDNLPTIKDKNEFYIEDLKELTVIDQNSKSVGVVKSFFNFGAGDIIEIEFLDGSNQLLPFTKEIFPEITDKYILIIMPNFS; from the coding sequence ATGACTCACAACAAACCTCTTGCGAAATTAATTCTAGTAGGTAAGGTATTCTCAGCTCATGGACTCAAAGGTCATGTACTGATACAATCATTCACTGAGCCAATTACCAATATAGTTAAATTACCATTATTAAATGCAAGCGGCACTGATCTTCGCTTAAAACTTTGTAGCATCAATACAAAGCACCGATTAATTTGTAGTATTAAGGATATTCATGATCGAACTGCAGCAGAAAAACTAATTGGCCATGAGATCTTTTGTTTAAAAGATAACCTACCTACAATCAAAGACAAAAATGAGTTTTATATTGAGGACTTAAAAGAATTAACCGTAATCGATCAAAATTCAAAGTCGGTGGGTGTAGTTAAAAGCTTCTTTAATTTTGGCGCCGGTGATATAATTGAAATAGAATTTCTCGATGGCAGCAACCAATTATTGCCTTTTACAAAAGAAATTTTCCCAGAAATTACAGATAAATATATCTTGATAATTATGCCTAATTTCTCGTGA
- the ccmA gene encoding heme ABC exporter ATP-binding protein CcmA — MLSFYQLSFHVLGQDLFNSLSVSFFPSTIVHIKGKNGCGKSSLLKIIAGIQKPTNGFVYFGTPKRPEEQSLLSQNHEKPYCVYVGHRLGLKSELTVLENLKFWSEIYNSPEAFEASIYYFNLQHILNTKCYELSRGNQQKVALSKLLSCQASLWLLDEVESNLDQQNKELLHNLIALKANNGGIIVNASHGESIKTAQILNLDEQS, encoded by the coding sequence ATACTATCATTTTATCAGCTATCTTTTCATGTTCTGGGGCAAGATCTTTTTAATTCTTTAAGTGTATCTTTCTTCCCTTCTACGATTGTGCATATCAAAGGCAAAAATGGCTGTGGCAAAAGTTCCTTACTTAAAATTATAGCCGGGATTCAAAAGCCGACCAATGGATTTGTTTATTTTGGTACACCAAAGAGACCAGAAGAACAGAGTCTGTTATCACAAAACCATGAAAAGCCATATTGTGTTTATGTAGGACATCGTCTTGGTTTAAAATCTGAATTAACAGTATTAGAGAATTTAAAATTTTGGTCTGAAATTTATAATTCTCCAGAGGCATTTGAAGCTTCGATCTATTACTTTAATTTACAGCACATATTAAATACAAAGTGCTACGAACTTTCCAGAGGCAATCAACAGAAAGTAGCGCTATCCAAGCTGCTTTCATGTCAGGCTAGTTTGTGGTTATTAGATGAGGTGGAATCAAATCTTGATCAACAAAACAAAGAATTATTACATAATTTAATCGCCTTAAAAGCTAATAACGGTGGCATTATCGTGAATGCTTCGCATGGTGAATCAATTAAAACCGCACAAATTCTTAACTTAGATGAACAATCGTGA